In Aliiglaciecola sp. LCG003, a genomic segment contains:
- the upp gene encoding uracil phosphoribosyltransferase, with protein MSIHEIKHPLILHKIGLMRAAGVSSKDFRELASEVGNLLTYEATRELETEVVNIKGWSGKQIKTNKIKGKKITVVPILRAGLGMLDGVLRLIPNAKISVVGLYRDEETLQPVAYFDKVVSDVSQRTALIVDPMLATGGTLIATIDLLKSKGCKHIMGLFLVAAPEGIEAVTSKHPDVDIYVAAIDDKLNEHGYILPGLGDAGDKIFGTR; from the coding sequence ATGTCGATACATGAAATAAAACATCCACTAATTCTGCATAAGATAGGCTTGATGCGAGCCGCCGGGGTGAGTAGCAAAGACTTCCGTGAGCTAGCCAGTGAAGTCGGTAACCTTTTAACCTATGAAGCGACCAGAGAACTTGAAACCGAAGTAGTGAATATTAAGGGTTGGTCAGGAAAGCAAATTAAGACCAACAAAATTAAAGGCAAAAAAATCACTGTTGTGCCTATTTTGAGAGCTGGCCTTGGCATGTTAGATGGTGTGCTAAGGTTGATTCCAAATGCCAAAATCAGTGTGGTTGGCCTGTACCGTGATGAAGAGACCCTGCAGCCGGTGGCATATTTTGACAAAGTGGTAAGTGATGTATCACAGCGAACGGCACTTATTGTTGATCCTATGCTGGCAACTGGAGGCACCTTAATCGCCACTATTGACTTACTCAAAAGTAAAGGATGTAAGCACATTATGGGCTTGTTTTTGGTGGCTGCACCGGAAGGAATTGAAGCGGTCACTAGTAAACATCCCGACGTAGATATTTATGTCGCGGCAATAGATGATAAATTAAATGAGCATGGCTATATACTTCCCGGCCTCGGTGATGCTGGTGACAAAATATTCGGTACAAGGTAA